One stretch of Variovorax sp. TBS-050B DNA includes these proteins:
- a CDS encoding FadR/GntR family transcriptional regulator — protein sequence MKSKQQQQQDARGFGQNRPRRQKLSDVIVEDVKRWIVAERKQPGDRLPNEKELIELFGYSKSTVREALKALEVRGLISIRTGPGGGAYLQQVSVEHASEPLRNFLHFHHLDGHHIYQLRKVLEPELAVSVVGRLTPEQFERLEENVRLCTQEPTTEDELRIQREAELAFHTLLAESCPNPVLSFMCRFLNDLLRDLVVYKKALDHHHFGEANVDYHTQLLAAYRKEDADEVRRLMAEHMVDAEAHMHEMEAHIGAKHLLLPSGQR from the coding sequence ATGAAATCCAAGCAGCAGCAGCAGCAGGACGCCAGGGGTTTCGGGCAGAACCGGCCCAGGCGGCAGAAGCTTTCCGACGTCATCGTCGAGGACGTCAAGCGCTGGATCGTGGCCGAGCGCAAGCAGCCCGGCGACCGGCTGCCGAACGAGAAGGAGCTGATCGAACTCTTCGGCTATTCGAAGAGCACCGTGCGCGAGGCGCTCAAGGCCTTGGAAGTGCGCGGCCTGATCTCGATCCGCACCGGCCCGGGCGGCGGCGCCTACCTGCAGCAGGTCTCGGTCGAGCATGCGTCGGAGCCGCTGCGCAACTTCCTGCACTTCCACCACCTCGACGGCCACCACATCTACCAGCTGCGCAAGGTGCTCGAACCCGAACTGGCCGTGAGCGTGGTGGGCCGCCTCACGCCCGAACAGTTCGAGCGCCTCGAAGAGAACGTGCGCCTGTGCACCCAGGAGCCCACCACCGAGGACGAACTGCGCATCCAGCGCGAGGCCGAACTCGCCTTCCATACCCTGCTGGCCGAGAGCTGCCCCAATCCGGTGCTCTCCTTCATGTGCCGCTTCTTGAACGACCTGCTGCGCGACCTGGTGGTCTACAAGAAGGCGCTGGACCACCACCACTTCGGCGAGGCCAACGTGGACTACCACACCCAGCTGCTGGCGGCCTACCGCAAGGAAGACGCCGACGAAGTGCGCCGGCTGATGGCCGAGCACATGGTCGATGCCGAGGCGCACATGCACGAGATGGAGGCGCACATCGGGGCGAAGCATTTGTTGCTGCCGAGTGGGCAGCGGTAG